The DNA region ACATTTTAGGGAAAAAGTATcacattattctttttttttttgaaacccaCATTATTCATATTCTACGTTCgatttattggatttttaaaaaaatataatagagcTGACATGGACGATTTATTGGAGTTGTTTGGCTCTAGTTGGGAATTTATGTgcattatataaaaacataataacagGTATAcctctttttcttattaaatatTGAATGGAATTGGGTAAGGTGGTcacaaaattattaatattgttGAAAACATTCTTCAGAGCTGATGGTACCACAATACTTATTTTAACATATAGAAGAGATTGGCATAGACATTTTTGGAGTTATTGATTGGTACGTTTGAGAACATTCCCTTCACATTTACTACTAGCCAACCCTAAGTTTTCAATTGCATGGCTAGTGGCTACAAACACATCAAATGTTAATGCCAATTTTGTATAATACACAGACTAATTAATACTTCGTTGTCCTCGATGTCAAGTTAGCATCGTTCTTATTGGTTATTATCCACATGCATAATTTGTGGGGTCAAGACTCAAGACTCGCGAGATTGAGATATTTAATCACGACGTTTTAATTATCTAACCCATTCCAATCAATGCGTATAGCATGCAACTGTGTAAGTGATATAGTGGAACATGTGGTGTAGACTGTAGAAATGATAATCCTTATATGTTAATGTCACCTCTTAACCTTACAGTTAGATACGTCATAACAGAAGAAAACACACAGTTAAACTTAAGTCTCTCTAAcgaatgttttttttatcatacCTAATATTTATTACAACCACAAGAATATTAGATGATACAATCGCTCTAAAGAACatagtaacttttttttatcagaaaaaaaCCATAGTAATATAATCCTACCAAAActcaaaaaaattaagttttttccatttaattattttcttaaaaccACACTAGTATAGGGTTTCACAATATAAACCACGAAATCAAAATCATTAACATGCACACGAACAAATATACTacaaaaacatttgaaaatagCTATAATATATAAAGACACAACACATACATTGTTTCTTATAGAAAGCTCAAGTCTTGAATCCTAATCTCAGTTTTAAATTTCTTATGCTGAGATATCTCGTGATGATTAACCTTGGCTGCTTCTTTAACATTTCTAGTACTATCAACAACCGAGACAGCTTTGTGACTCTTACAACCCGACAAAAACCCACCCGACCGGACTTTCTCAGCAACCACCGGTTTGGTTTTAACAACCGAACCACCTCTCATGCCCCTCTTCAGTGTATCAAAATCCGAAATTACCGATTGTTCTGCCATACTTCCGGTTACCACACTCCATCCAATGCTAACCTCACTAGGCTCATAGACACTGCTCGTTATATTCTCAATCTCGAACAAATCGGAACTCGCTTCACTTgctgcctcctcctcctctaatTGTGTCTTGCTGCTCACCGAAGAGTTGTTACCATTTTTGTGAATGTTGTTCTTGTGGTTTGGTATCGCGTCCCACGTAAGCATAGAGAGCTTTCTCTCGAGGTTCATGGCGATATCTGACCTTTGGATAGGTATTGGAATGATGGGTTTTGCTTTGTCCATGTGCTTTCTTGCGTCGTAAGCAAGGAAATCTCGATCATAATTTCTACCTCTACCAGATATCTTTCTGTCGGTATTGATGGTTTTAACCCCGGAGCATGGACCGTTGCATCTAAACCCACCAAAAGAGACACTTGCATCGTTTGTTTTCCGCTGCTTATTGTCATTGTTGGTGTTAAGCCTCATGAGAAAGGTCTGACTGTTGTAACTTGACTCGGATCTTACACTTGGCGTCCCATGTCGGCTTGTTCTTGATCTAGATGACGTC from Raphanus sativus cultivar WK10039 chromosome 8, ASM80110v3, whole genome shotgun sequence includes:
- the LOC108820962 gene encoding protein PHYTOCHROME KINASE SUBSTRATE 3 codes for the protein MGDEKKSTHFRQISTHKPQLLVLSSIQEQPSSKISDKPTIKASVADVDSEIGVFGAEKYFSMKLDHVDSMVDINKQPEKENKEYHHHPYPHTHTQLTKTTSSRSRTSRHGTPSVRSESSYNSQTFLMRLNTNNDNKQRKTNDASVSFGGFRCNGPCSGVKTINTDRKISGRGRNYDRDFLAYDARKHMDKAKPIIPIPIQRSDIAMNLERKLSMLTWDAIPNHKNNIHKNGNNSSVSSKTQLEEEEAASEASSDLFEIENITSSVYEPSEVSIGWSVVTGSMAEQSVISDFDTLKRGMRGGSVVKTKPVVAEKVRSGGFLSGCKSHKAVSVVDSTRNVKEAAKVNHHEISQHKKFKTEIRIQDLSFL